One genomic segment of Apostichopus japonicus isolate 1M-3 chromosome 23, ASM3797524v1, whole genome shotgun sequence includes these proteins:
- the LOC139964945 gene encoding uncharacterized protein, which translates to MTRKSEWTGMSPGSSDSARGSSSHPRWDSQGSSSYSSLKGDQLGEEESFVDDKETASSAVAFVVHSSRKGIIHLCADVANLIKAKKRLEHLVKKLKEENADLKQLSASQDASCGHTSRSTTPSPPSVDSSDSHYHYPRGRRKGSLLSGGRRPSPSLSTSTLTSPGEEVGNPHREVGRRLASRKRRTLTPQRVCTAEDEIEAAREPANGLLVRGEDSSSVECEAKSASEEEETGARGNYHQVTVDVHRSFPHVEEETHNHRVHLQTEENLVKVLRESVGIQCSLPEDLHRNLQRQLDEVVKKKAELGSSYLRVQQELEQLRLHVETLEKERRMKDCCIVEIENELMMRNIPHSEPLTKDSGLKQSLPRLTEPTTTTGCQKAVKSLSRITGGCTIHLEDRVMIKGDRTGRVCYIGPLKHLKPSMVFVGVQLESTAGRHDGSIHGHRYFTCPKNQGIFIPVQDVNAVLTSKFIKRPKSAKVPSIIPRHPPATRHKRVTPVVALPSSPPVKSNSTATSRPISSRRQTRLLRQQSNHEYS; encoded by the exons GTGATCAGCTCGGAGAGGAAGAGTCCTTTGTCGACGATAAGGAGACGGCTTCCAGCGCAGTGGCCTTCGTGGTCCACAGTAGCAGAAAGGGGATTATACACCTCTGCGCCGATGTCGCAAATCTTatcaaagcaaagaaaag ACTCGAGCATCTGGTGAAAAAGTTGAAAGAGGAGAACGCCGACTTGAAGCAGCTGAGCGCGAGCCAGGACGCTTCGTGCGGCCACACTAGTAGATCCACGACCCCGTCCCCACCCTCCGTAGACTCATCAGATTCTCACTATCATTACCCCAGGGGAAGGAGGAAAGGCTCGTTACTCAGCGGCGGAAGACGCCCATCTCCGTCGCTGTCGACGTCGACTCTGACCTCACCCGGGGAGGAGGTCGGAAATCCGCACCGCGAGGTCGGGAGACGCCTGGCCTCTCGCAAGAGGAGAACTTTGACCCCGCAGAGGGTCTGTACAGCAGAAGATGAAATAGAAGCTGCAAGGGAACCTGCGAACGGTCTTCTCGTGCGAGGGGAAGACTCAAGTTCCGTCGAATGCGAGGCAAAGTCTGCTTCCGAGGAGGAGGAAACTGGTGCGCGGGGAAATTATCACCAAGTCACTGTAGATGTGCATCGGTCTTTTCCCCATGTGGAG GAAGAGACCCATAACCACCGTGTGCATTTACAGACTGAAGAAAATCTTGTCAAAGTCTTGAGAGAGTCTGTGGGAATTCAGTGCTCGCTCCCCGAAGATCTTCACAGGAACTTACAAAGACAGCTGGATGAAG TCGTGAAAAAAAAAGCCGAGTTGGGAAGCAGCTACCTCCGGGTACAGCAGGAGTTGGAACAACTCAGGCTTCACGTAGAAACCCTTGAAAAGGAAAGACGG ATGAAAGATTGTTGTATAGTCGAAATCGAAAATGAACTGATGATGAGAAATATACCGCATAGTGAACCATTAACCAAGGACAGTGGCTTAAAACAATCGTTACCTCGTCTTACTGAACCAACCACCACCACGGGCTGTCAGAAGGCCGTGAAATCACTCAGTCGGATTACAGGCGG aTGCACAATCCATTTGGAAGACAGGGTGATGATTAAAGGTGATCGTACAGGCAGGGTATGCTACATCGGTCCCTTGAAACACCTGAAACCATCCATGGTGTTTGTAGGGGTGCAACTCGAATCCACAG CCGGTCGTCACGATGGTTCCATCCACGGTCATCGTTATTTCACCTGTCCGAAAAACCAAGGCATATTCATCCCAGTGCAAGATGTAAATGCTGTTTTAACCTCTAAG TTTATCAAAAGACCGAAATCTGCCAAAGTGCCATCCATCATTCCTCGTCATCCGCCCGCCACTCGCCACAAGAGGGtgaccccggtggtggcgttaCCCTCCTCGCCACCGGTCAAATCGAATTCAACGGCAACATCCCGTCCTATCTCCTCCAGGAGACAGACAAGGCTTCTTAGACAGCA AAGCAATCATGAATATTCTTGA